A DNA window from Drosophila sechellia strain sech25 chromosome X, ASM438219v1, whole genome shotgun sequence contains the following coding sequences:
- the LOC6615004 gene encoding gamma-tubulin complex component 2 homolog isoform X2: protein MTTLPMQSALKQPEKEQQNILKSGALKKSSIAGYNCKLRSAKLSTAIPAMSKPHALRGVLATLISESQSPLTPEIIIREFRATSDRRLPACELINVLKSISEKRPNFAEVTEEISHILQNKDPMYALLVFVERYRESEPSSPSSSSTSLTNMGSPHGSKTSSDVNSATGSVCATSVTAGTSTILGTSENVSGSARVSLTQAQDFPTSTPVNSKKSSDSDTSVGFVRRGPMERNRGAGKDERNDLSVIKERVLSAVSDQSLNGYRMVTNKSGNSPKSSPNELVKLTDVPDEYRTNLLWEYYNVDGDKVPRRAIAAMPLPSQESMLLDELLHCLTGVRESLLVPQKPSISAVGLAKYDVDFDIHTQLDCSLTHMVREILPLASYFMGVQKIVSATDGLGQVMNSLNEALLELIHDFYLIIVQAEEELRLNRLTLQKLLYYLQPTIWVMHEVWSSLVIIQLSDSRDAEVLTFLHERIKRLEGNKDAQQLIIGLVRKAAKPYMRMLQMWIQKGVIVDRHQEFLVVDNEVIHRDELPEHYSDDYWERRYTLRDERIPSFLAKYSDKILRTGKYLNVIRQCGKRVMPTQEMNLEFDPTSERHVSVINDAYYFAARMLLDVLLTENDLMGHLQSVKRYLLLNQGDFTMQFMDACEEELTKNVDHVLPMTLENLLGLTLRISSARNDPYKDDLHCELLPYDLVTQMSKIMKKEENWKAQPRLDLSGLECFAFTYEVKWPCSLVLNHISISKYQMLFRQLFYCKHVERQLCKIWKENSIAKQFEPQAASLYRAAFTLRQRMMNAIQNLEYYMMIEIIEPNWHIFIEKMKTVENVDNVLRLHQDFLDSCLKNCMLTESSHLNRSIFKLCKICLKYCEFIQITQRYFQDAELRSMVRDSADSSESEQESLHCPQVETPLDPADTFSERVKRFDLEFTSLLIAFLKQIISMAKKNTADCFMNLVHRINFNAFYTDQMDKMCAEAAMG from the exons ATGACAACCCTGCCGATGCAGTCGGCACTCAAGCAACCAGAAAAggaacaacaaaatattttgaagAGCGGCGCACTCAAAAAGAGCTCAATTGCCGGCTATAACTGTAAATTGAGAAGCGCGAAACTATCAACTGCCATCCCTGCGATGAGTAAACCCCATGCGCTGCGCGGTGTGCTCGCCACTTTGATCAGCGAGTCGCA ATCGCCCCTAACTCCGGAGATCATCATTAGGGAGTTCCGGGCCACTAGTGATAGGCGGCTGCCAGCCTGCGAGCTGATCAATGTGCTGAAGTCCATCAGCGAGAAGCGTCCCAACTTCGCAGAGGTGACAGAGGAAATCTCGCACATCCTCCAGAACAAGGATCCCATGTACGCACTGCTGGTGTTCGTCGAGCGATACCGCGAATCGGAACCATCCTCCCCAAGCAGTAGTTCGACTAGCCTTACAAACATGGGCTCGCCGCACGGAAGCAAGACTTCTTCGGATGTCAACTCCGCAACCGGTTCAGTCTGCGCCACATCGGTAACCGCAGGCACCTCGACAATCTTAGGCACATCGGAAAACGTATCTGGTTCCGCCAGGGTTAGCTTGACCCAGGCCCAGGACTTTCCCACCTCGACACCGGTAAACAGCAAAAAGTCGAGTGACTCCGACACTTCCGTTGGTTTTGTCAGGCGCGGCCCAATGGAACGTAACCGTGGAGCGGGAAAGGATGAGCGCAACGACTTAAGTGTG ATCAAGGAGCGTGTGCTTAGTGCCGTATCCGACCAATCCCTGAACGGCTACCGCATGGTGACCAACAAATCGGGCAACAGCCCAAAGTCATCACCGAATGAACTTGTTAAGCTAACTGACGTGCCCGATGAGTACCGCACGAATTTACTGTGGGAATACTACAATGTGGACGGGGACAAGGTGCCGAGAAGAGCGATCGCGGCAATGCCGCTTCCCAGCCAGGAGAGTATGCTGCTCGACGAGCTGCTGCACTGCCTCACGGGCGTGCGAGAAAGCCTCCTGGTGCCCCAGAAGCCCAGTATTTCGGCCGTTGGCCTGGCCAAGTACGACGTGGACTTTGACATACACACGCAGCTCGATTGCTCGCTGACACACATGGTGCGGGAGATCTTGCCATTGGCCTCCTACTTCATGGGCGTGCAGAAGATAGTCTCGGCCACCGACGGCCTGGGGCAGGTGATGAACTCACTGAATGAGGCACTGCTGGAACTTATACACGACTTCTAT CTGATAATCGTACAAGCCGAAGAGGAGCTGCGCCTCAATAGATTAACATTGCAGAAACTACTGTACTACCTGCAGCCGACGATATGGGTGATGCATGAGGTCTGGTCCTCGTTGGTTATCATTCAGCTATCCGATTCACGGGATGCCGAAGTGTTGACGTTCCTTCACGAGCGGATCAAGCGGCTGGAAGGCAACAAAGATGCACAGCAGCTGATTATCGGACTGGTGCGCAAGGCGGCCAAGCCGTACATGCGAATGCTACAGATGTGGATCCAGAAGGGCGTGATCGTGGACCGCCACCAGGAATTCCTCGTAGTGGACAACGAAGTGATTCATCGCGACGAGCTGCCCGAGCACTATTCCGACGACTATTGGGAGAGACGGTATACCTTGCGCGACGAACGAATACCGTCGTTTCTGGCAAAGTACTCGGACAAGATCCTGCGCACCGGCAAGTATCTCAATGTGATCAGACAGTGTGGCAAGCGCGTAATGCCCACGCAGGAGATGAACCTAGAGTTCGACCCGACCAGCGAACGGCACGTGTCCGTCATCAACGACGCTTACTACTTTGCCGCCCGCATGCTGCTGGATGTGCTGCTAACGGAAAACGACCTGATGGGTCACCTACAGTCGGTGAAGCGTTACTTGCTGCTCAACCAAGGCGACTTCACCATGCAGTTCATGGACGCCTGCGAGGAGGAGCTGACCAAGAACGTGGACCACGTGTTGCCCATGACGCTAGAGAACCTGCTGGGGCTAACGCTCCGCATTTCCTCGGCACGTAATGATCCCTACAAAGACGATCTGCACTGCGAGCTGCTGCCCTACGACCTGGTCACGCAAATGTCAAAGATCATGAAGAAGGAGGAGAACTGGAAGGCACAGCCCCGCCTCGACCTTAGCGGCCTCGAGTGCTTCGCTTTCACCTACGAGGTGAAGTGGCCTTGCTCTTTGGTGCTGAACCACATTTCCATCTCCAAGTACCAAATGCTCTTTCGACAGCTCTTCTACTGCAAGCACGTGGAGCGCCAACTCTGCAA GATTTGGAAGGAGAACTCGATTGCCAAGCAGTTCGAGCCGCAGGCGGCTAGTCTCTACCGAGCGGCGTTCACTCTGCGCCAGCGTATGATGAATGCCATCCAGAACCTGGAGTACTACATGATGATCGAGATCATCGAGCCCAACTGGCACATCTTCATCGAAAAGATGAAGACGGTGGAGAACGTGGATAACGTTCTGCGTCTCCACCAGGACTTCCTCGACTCGTGCCTTAAGAACTGCATGCTGACCGAGTCGTCCCATCTGAATCGTTCGATCTTCAAGCTCTGCAAGATCTGCCTGAAGTACTGCGAGTTCATCCAG ATCACGCAGCGTTACTTTCAGGACGCTGAGCTCAGGTCGATGGTACGTGATAGCGCGGACAGCTCCGAATCCGAACAGGAGAGCCTGCACTGCCCACAG GTTGAGACCCCGTTGGATCCGGCAGATACGTTTTCGGAACGGGTTAAGCGCTTTGATCTGGAATTCACCAGCCTGCTGATAGCGTTCCTCAAGCAGATCATCAGCATGGCGAAGAAGAACACCGCCGATTGCTTCATGAATCTGGTGCACCGCATCAACTTCAATGCCTTCTACACCGATCAAATGGACAAGATGTGTGCAGAGGCTGCCATGGGCTGA
- the LOC6615004 gene encoding gamma-tubulin complex component 2 homolog isoform X1, giving the protein MTTLPMQSALKQPEKEQQNILKSGALKKSSIAGYNCKLRSAKLSTAIPAMSKPHALRGVLATLISESQSPLTPEIIIREFRATSDRRLPACELINVLKSISEKRPNFAEVTEEISHILQNKDPMYALLVFVERYRESEPSSPSSSSTSLTNMGSPHGSKTSSDVNSATGSVCATSVTAGTSTILGTSENVSGSARVSLTQAQDFPTSTPVNSKKSSDSDTSVGFVRRGPMERNRGAGKDERNDLSVIKERVLSAVSDQSLNGYRMVTNKSGNSPKSSPNELVKLTDVPDEYRTNLLWEYYNVDGDKVPRRAIAAMPLPSQESMLLDELLHCLTGVRESLLVPQKPSISAVGLAKYDVDFDIHTQLDCSLTHMVREILPLASYFMGVQKIVSATDGLGQVMNSLNEALLELIHDFYLIIVQAEEELRLNRLTLQKLLYYLQPTIWVMHEVWSSLVIIQLSDSRDAEVLTFLHERIKRLEGNKDAQQLIIGLVRKAAKPYMRMLQMWIQKGVIVDRHQEFLVVDNEVIHRDELPEHYSDDYWERRYTLRDERIPSFLAKYSDKILRTGKYLNVIRQCGKRVMPTQEMNLEFDPTSERHVSVINDAYYFAARMLLDVLLTENDLMGHLQSVKRYLLLNQGDFTMQFMDACEEELTKNVDHVLPMTLENLLGLTLRISSARNDPYKDDLHCELLPYDLVTQMSKIMKKEENWKAQPRLDLSGLECFAFTYEVKWPCSLVLNHISISKYQMLFRQLFYCKHVERQLCKIWKENSIAKQFEPQAASLYRAAFTLRQRMMNAIQNLEYYMMIEIIEPNWHIFIEKMKTVENVDNVLRLHQDFLDSCLKNCMLTESSHLNRSIFKLCKICLKYCEFIQVETPLDPADTFSERVKRFDLEFTSLLIAFLKQIISMAKKNTADCFMNLVHRINFNAFYTDQMDKMCAEAAMG; this is encoded by the exons ATGACAACCCTGCCGATGCAGTCGGCACTCAAGCAACCAGAAAAggaacaacaaaatattttgaagAGCGGCGCACTCAAAAAGAGCTCAATTGCCGGCTATAACTGTAAATTGAGAAGCGCGAAACTATCAACTGCCATCCCTGCGATGAGTAAACCCCATGCGCTGCGCGGTGTGCTCGCCACTTTGATCAGCGAGTCGCA ATCGCCCCTAACTCCGGAGATCATCATTAGGGAGTTCCGGGCCACTAGTGATAGGCGGCTGCCAGCCTGCGAGCTGATCAATGTGCTGAAGTCCATCAGCGAGAAGCGTCCCAACTTCGCAGAGGTGACAGAGGAAATCTCGCACATCCTCCAGAACAAGGATCCCATGTACGCACTGCTGGTGTTCGTCGAGCGATACCGCGAATCGGAACCATCCTCCCCAAGCAGTAGTTCGACTAGCCTTACAAACATGGGCTCGCCGCACGGAAGCAAGACTTCTTCGGATGTCAACTCCGCAACCGGTTCAGTCTGCGCCACATCGGTAACCGCAGGCACCTCGACAATCTTAGGCACATCGGAAAACGTATCTGGTTCCGCCAGGGTTAGCTTGACCCAGGCCCAGGACTTTCCCACCTCGACACCGGTAAACAGCAAAAAGTCGAGTGACTCCGACACTTCCGTTGGTTTTGTCAGGCGCGGCCCAATGGAACGTAACCGTGGAGCGGGAAAGGATGAGCGCAACGACTTAAGTGTG ATCAAGGAGCGTGTGCTTAGTGCCGTATCCGACCAATCCCTGAACGGCTACCGCATGGTGACCAACAAATCGGGCAACAGCCCAAAGTCATCACCGAATGAACTTGTTAAGCTAACTGACGTGCCCGATGAGTACCGCACGAATTTACTGTGGGAATACTACAATGTGGACGGGGACAAGGTGCCGAGAAGAGCGATCGCGGCAATGCCGCTTCCCAGCCAGGAGAGTATGCTGCTCGACGAGCTGCTGCACTGCCTCACGGGCGTGCGAGAAAGCCTCCTGGTGCCCCAGAAGCCCAGTATTTCGGCCGTTGGCCTGGCCAAGTACGACGTGGACTTTGACATACACACGCAGCTCGATTGCTCGCTGACACACATGGTGCGGGAGATCTTGCCATTGGCCTCCTACTTCATGGGCGTGCAGAAGATAGTCTCGGCCACCGACGGCCTGGGGCAGGTGATGAACTCACTGAATGAGGCACTGCTGGAACTTATACACGACTTCTAT CTGATAATCGTACAAGCCGAAGAGGAGCTGCGCCTCAATAGATTAACATTGCAGAAACTACTGTACTACCTGCAGCCGACGATATGGGTGATGCATGAGGTCTGGTCCTCGTTGGTTATCATTCAGCTATCCGATTCACGGGATGCCGAAGTGTTGACGTTCCTTCACGAGCGGATCAAGCGGCTGGAAGGCAACAAAGATGCACAGCAGCTGATTATCGGACTGGTGCGCAAGGCGGCCAAGCCGTACATGCGAATGCTACAGATGTGGATCCAGAAGGGCGTGATCGTGGACCGCCACCAGGAATTCCTCGTAGTGGACAACGAAGTGATTCATCGCGACGAGCTGCCCGAGCACTATTCCGACGACTATTGGGAGAGACGGTATACCTTGCGCGACGAACGAATACCGTCGTTTCTGGCAAAGTACTCGGACAAGATCCTGCGCACCGGCAAGTATCTCAATGTGATCAGACAGTGTGGCAAGCGCGTAATGCCCACGCAGGAGATGAACCTAGAGTTCGACCCGACCAGCGAACGGCACGTGTCCGTCATCAACGACGCTTACTACTTTGCCGCCCGCATGCTGCTGGATGTGCTGCTAACGGAAAACGACCTGATGGGTCACCTACAGTCGGTGAAGCGTTACTTGCTGCTCAACCAAGGCGACTTCACCATGCAGTTCATGGACGCCTGCGAGGAGGAGCTGACCAAGAACGTGGACCACGTGTTGCCCATGACGCTAGAGAACCTGCTGGGGCTAACGCTCCGCATTTCCTCGGCACGTAATGATCCCTACAAAGACGATCTGCACTGCGAGCTGCTGCCCTACGACCTGGTCACGCAAATGTCAAAGATCATGAAGAAGGAGGAGAACTGGAAGGCACAGCCCCGCCTCGACCTTAGCGGCCTCGAGTGCTTCGCTTTCACCTACGAGGTGAAGTGGCCTTGCTCTTTGGTGCTGAACCACATTTCCATCTCCAAGTACCAAATGCTCTTTCGACAGCTCTTCTACTGCAAGCACGTGGAGCGCCAACTCTGCAA GATTTGGAAGGAGAACTCGATTGCCAAGCAGTTCGAGCCGCAGGCGGCTAGTCTCTACCGAGCGGCGTTCACTCTGCGCCAGCGTATGATGAATGCCATCCAGAACCTGGAGTACTACATGATGATCGAGATCATCGAGCCCAACTGGCACATCTTCATCGAAAAGATGAAGACGGTGGAGAACGTGGATAACGTTCTGCGTCTCCACCAGGACTTCCTCGACTCGTGCCTTAAGAACTGCATGCTGACCGAGTCGTCCCATCTGAATCGTTCGATCTTCAAGCTCTGCAAGATCTGCCTGAAGTACTGCGAGTTCATCCAG GTTGAGACCCCGTTGGATCCGGCAGATACGTTTTCGGAACGGGTTAAGCGCTTTGATCTGGAATTCACCAGCCTGCTGATAGCGTTCCTCAAGCAGATCATCAGCATGGCGAAGAAGAACACCGCCGATTGCTTCATGAATCTGGTGCACCGCATCAACTTCAATGCCTTCTACACCGATCAAATGGACAAGATGTGTGCAGAGGCTGCCATGGGCTGA
- the LOC6615005 gene encoding vacuolar protein sorting-associated protein 33A, which yields MFPHLKGHGQRVNLQLLQEAACRELVQQLERIEGSKVIVLDETMIGPLDLVTRPKLFADRGIRLLALKPELHLPREVANVVYVMRPRVALMEQLAAHVKAGGRAAAGRQYHILFAPRRSCLCVSQLEVSGVLGSFGHIEELAWNYLPLDVDLVSMEMPNAFRDVSVDGDTSSLYQAAVGLVQLQRLYGRIPKIYGKGEFAHRVWEHAKQLGRDERTLYNGDKGVVDQLILLDRSIDLLSPLATQLTYEGLIDEFYGIRQNKVTLPAENFPSDGALPGGGGTGPRVEESQSLLGDSEKKTILLHSGEQLYAELRNKHFNEVTKLLARKAREIHVQMHATSQDKSVQEIKSFVENLLPQLMAQKKATSEHTAIAGLLHEQVNAVRFADDLAAEQEFMVCADIDKPSAYIEDLIACRVELNRVLRLICMQCHAASGFKEKLLNHYKRELVHVYGLEVLLTISNLEKSGLLHLQTESRAYSVLRKTLHLTVDDNVEIEPKDISYVHSFYAPLTARIVEHSLKPLGWQTLKSQINNQPGPTFEDFQAQLVGIGGRHTVTTVSEGSLLNVPRVVLVCFVGGCTFAEIAALRFLAAQEDNNVEFLIATTKVVNKHSFLDSLMSS from the exons ATGTTCCCCCACTTGAAGGGTCATGGTCAGCGGGTCAACCTGCAGTTGCTGCAGGAGGCCGCCTGCCGCGAGCTGGTGCAGCAGCTGGAGCGCATTGAAGGTTCCAAGGTTATTGTGCTGGACGAGACCATGATCGGACCGCTGGACTTGGTTACCCGGCCAAAGTTATTCGCTGATCGAGGCATCCGTCTGCTGGCCCTCAAGCCGGAGCTTCACTTGCCGCGCGAGGTGGCTAATGTGGTGTACGTGATGCGCCCACGCGTGGCGCTGATGGAGCAGCTGGCCGCCCACGTGAAGGCAGGCGGAAGAGCGGCCGCTGGACGGCAGTACCACATCCTGTTCGCCCCGAGGCGGTCATGTCTGTGCGTCAGCCAACTGGAGGTCAGCGGCGTGTTGGGCAGCTTTGGACACATCGAGGAACTGGCCTGGAACTATTTGCCGCTGGACGTCGACCTGGTATCGATGGAGATGCCCAATGCGTTCCGCGATGTGAGTGTGGACGGTGACACTAGCTCGCTGTATCAGGCGGCAGTGGGCCTAGTGCAACTGCAGCGGCTCTACGGACGCATTCCCAAGATCTACGGAAAAGGAGAGTTTGCGCACAGGGTATGGGAGCACGCCAAGCAGCTGGGCCGTGATGAGCGGACTCTGTACAACGGCGACAAGGGTGTCGTCGATCAGTTGATCCTTCTGGACAGAAGCATCGACCTGCTCAGCCCGCTGGCCACACAACTCACCTACGAGGGGCTTATCGATGAGTTCTACGGCATCCGGCAGAACAAAGTGACGCTGCCCGCCGAGAACTTTCCCTCTGACGGAGCCCTCCCCGGTGGCGGAGGCACTGGCCCACGAGTTGAGGAATCGCAGTCGCTGCTGGGTGACTCCGAGAAAAAGACCATCCTACTGCACTCCGGCGAGCAGTTGTACGCGGAGCTGCGCAACAAGCACTTCAACGAGGTCACCAAGCTGCTCGCTCGTAAGGCACGGGAAATTCACGTCCAGATGCACGCGACCTCCCAGGACAAGAGCGTGCAGGAGATCAAGAGCTTCGTCGAGAACCTGCTGCCGCAGCTAATGGCCCAGAAGAAGGCCACCTCCGAGCACACGGCCATCGCTGGCCTCCTGCACGAACAGGTGAACGCGGTGCGCTTCGCTGACGACCTGGCCGCCGAGCAGGAGTTCATGGTCTGCGCAGATATCGACAAGCCGAGCGCCTACATCGAGGACCTGATTGCCTGCAGGGTGGAGCTGAATCGCGTCCTGCGGCTCATCTGCATGCAGTGCCACGCCGCCTCCGGGTTCAAGGAGAAGCTGCTTAACCACTACAAGCGCGAACTGGTCCATGTTTACGGTCTGGAAGTGCTGCTCACCATCAGCAACCTGGAGAAATCGGGCCTGCTCCACCTGCAAACGGAGTCGCGGGCTTACAGCGTTCTGCGAAAG ACGCTGCACCTCACGGTGGACGACAACGTCGAAATTGAGCCAAAGGACATCAGCTACGTGCACAGCTTCTACGCTCCGCTGACCGCGCGCATTGTGGAGCACTCGCTCAAACCGCTGGGTTGGCAGACGCTTAAGAGCCAGATCAACAACCAGCCCGGACCGACGTTCGAGGACTTCCAGGCGCAGCTGGTGGGCATCGGTGGACGGCATACGGTCACCACAGTCAGCGAGGGATCCCTGCTGAATGTGCCGCGAGTGGTGCTCGTCTGCTTTGTGGGCGGATGCACGTTCGCCGAAATAGCTGCGCTGCGTTTCCTCGCCGCCCAGGAGGACAACAACGTGGAGTTCCTGATTGCCACCACGAAGGTCGTCAACAAACACTCATTCCTGGACAGCCTGATGAGCTCGTGA